The Desulfococcus multivorans DNA window GCAGCAACGTCATCGCCCTCGGAAAAGTGCTCAAGATCCCCGGCGGCAAAACGCCCACCCCTCCTGAAAATGAGGTCGCCGCCAAACGACGGCCGCGACAGAGCATCAAATACGTCGTTCAAAGAGGGGATACCCTCTGGAACATCGCCAAACGCAACGGCGTCTCGACCCAGAAAATCATGAGGGCAAACGGCATGAAAAACAAGAAGGTGCTGGTCGGGCAGACCTTGAGAATCCCCCATGACGGCGCCGGCGGTACCACAATCGCGGCCAACGACGCCTTGAAGACCTACCGGGTCAAAAGCGGCGATGCTCCGATGGATATCGCCAAACGTCATAAGATGACATTACAGCGCTTTCTCCACGTCAACAACCTGACCCATGACAGCAAGATCTATCCGGGCCAGAAGGTGTCGGTGGAATGAGCTGAACAGCGTCTGCCGCGCCGGCCGTCGGCGCTCATGCAACCTGAACCTCAAAAAAACCACCATCCCGCTAAACGGCATTGACGCGGCAAAACCGCTATGCTAATAGAACGGGCGATTCGAGGCTGGGGGCATCCCCCCCGCCGGACATTTCCGAAAGGCGTCCAGAGGTTCGCCGGCTTCCCCAAAGCGCCCCCGTAGCTCAGTGGATAGAGCAATGGATTCCTAATCCATGTGCCGCAGGTCCGATTCCTGCCGGGGGCACCATTAAAATCAAGGGATTGGCCATATTCAGCCCCCCCTGTTTTTCTGAGCACGGTTATTTACCCCGCATTACCCCCCCAGTCCACGGCCGTGATGCGGCTCCGCCCCAGGCCTGCTTGTATTCCAGCATGAGCCGAAAGGTTGGCCGCCGGATCGAGGACGGCCTATCATCCTCCCTGCCCGAGAGGATAAGCTGATGAAGCGCCGGATCTGGGGCGTCTGGCACGCCCCGCATCAGGGCTTACCGAGTGCATGCTTTCATGGTTTCGGAAACCTTCCGATAGACATCCGAGAACCGCAGGAGACCAACGATCCTGTGGTTCTCCATCACAAAAAGCGCATCGTGACGATTCATGACGAAGAGGTGAAAGCATTTGTTCAGGGGGTCATCCGGAGTCGCGGTTTGCCCTTTGGAAGGCGCCTTGAGAAAGTCCTTTATTCTGACCCCTTCGGCTTTCCGGCACAAATCCTTGAATGGGTTTTCCCATAAATTATAATCCCGTTGCATGGATGTCCACACGTAATGAAGCCCGAAACGGTTCAGGGCGTTCTCCACATCGATCCGCCCATAGTTGGTCTCCAACCCGCCCAAAAGATCAATGGGAGAAAATTTTCCAATGACCTTCCCTGCCTCGTCTTCCACCAGCAGGATTCTCTGCTCGGACTCGCCGGAAAGAAACTTTTCCTGGGCCGCTTCAAGGGCCGAAAGCCCCTCGTACAGGGTTGCCTGCAAGGATATTTTTGGGAATTTTTCCGCGGCCACCATCAGATCCCGTACTGTCAATGCTTCCATGTTATGCTCCTTTTGTTTGCAGAACATCGTCTATCCCTGACCACACCAACGTTTTGGGCTCACTCTATTTTATAAGATTAACCACCGATACCCCCCGTGCCAAGCCCATACCCCCCGAACGCAACGGTTTCCCATTCCTGCACGCATTTCAGTACCTGAGATTCTGCTTTTCGCGGCAACCGTCAAGCGTTGCACAGATACGGCCCACGCCCTGCTTCAGCGATCCGGCTTGTCGACACAATTCTTGCGGTGAGTGGGGAACCGGAA harbors:
- a CDS encoding CBS domain-containing protein, which gives rise to MEALTVRDLMVAAEKFPKISLQATLYEGLSALEAAQEKFLSGESEQRILLVEDEAGKVIGKFSPIDLLGGLETNYGRIDVENALNRFGLHYVWTSMQRDYNLWENPFKDLCRKAEGVRIKDFLKAPSKGQTATPDDPLNKCFHLFVMNRHDALFVMENHRIVGLLRFSDVYRKVSETMKACTR